In Nyctibius grandis isolate bNycGra1 chromosome 6, bNycGra1.pri, whole genome shotgun sequence, a single genomic region encodes these proteins:
- the RASSF6 gene encoding ras association domain-containing protein 6, which yields MKKVTMKAQHLPSVSINEEKFLTREQLSSLLKTYNSYYSDQENLQLSHNQEGSKPFIEGILSIFWGVRHPIRLKIQDEKQLPSFVTLKSTENVGLFPGKRGMTRWGEFDDLHHISGETLKSAEEKPNLEQSYSGYETCTLKSRSEQEHDCATLPRAVGTAAAVRQRAKFPTIARTEVETHRFSINGHFYNYETSVFTPAFGSETKIRINSQMRTRQVIEQLLRKFKIENSPQEFALYIIHASGEKKQLRSGDVPLLHRLLQGPSQKIAKFFLMDRDVEEVSSDVAQYIQFHLPFLESILHRINEEEEQEIQQTIARYLKEKSMICQHLHSRTVTKTETTV from the exons ATGAAGAAAGTGACTATGAAAGCACAGCATCTACCTTCTGTCTCCATCAATGAGGAGAAGTTCCTAACCAG agagcagctcagctctcTCCTGAAGACTTACAACTCGTACTATTCTGATCAAGAAAATCTGCAACTGTCACATAATCAG gaaGGAAGCAAACCATTTATTGAAGGAATTTTGTCAATATTTTGGGGAGTCCGACACCCTATCCGATTAAAAATTCAGGATGAGAAGCAGTTACCCTCTTTTGTAACCCTGAAGTCAACAGAGAACGTGGGTTTGTTTCCTGGTAAAAG GGGAATGACACGCTGGGGAGAGTTTGATGACCTGCATCACATTAGCGGGGAGACCCTGAAATCTGCTGAAGAAAAGCCAAACCTTGAGCAAA GTTACTCAGGTTACGAAACCTGCACGCTGAAGTCCAGGAGCGAGCAGGAACACGACTGTGCTACCCTGCCCAGGGCCGTCGGCACCGCGGCGGCTGTGCGCCAGAGGGCCAAGTTCCCCACGATAGCGAGGACAGAAGTAGAGACTCACAGGTTTTCAATTAACGGCCACTTCTACAACTACGAG aCATCAGTTTTTACTCCAGCTTTTGGATCAGAAACCAAAATAAGAATCAACAGCCAGATGAGGACAAGAcaagtgatagaacaactgcttcgAAAGTTCAAG ATAGAAAACAGCCCACAGGAATTTGCACTTTACATCATCCACGCGTCTGGAG agaagaagcagctgaggagcGGAGACGTCCCCTTACTGCACAGGCTCCTGCAGGGGCCCTCACAGAAGATTGCCAAGTTCTTTCTCATGGACAGGGACGTGGAAGAGGTTAGCAGTGAT GTTGCTCAGTACATACAATTTCACCTTCCCTTTTTGGAGTCAATTTTGCACAGAATAAATGAAGAAGAAGAACAGGAGATTCAACAGACAATTGCAAG GTACCTGAAAGAGAAGAGTATGATCTGCCAGCACCTTCACAGCCGAACTGTTACAAAGACAGAGACTACTGTTTGA
- the AFP gene encoding alpha-fetoprotein, which translates to MKWRTIIYVILLVSLTAVQALPRSSRDTEEKSSIGQHFSQLQENNFKAIAMIMFAQYVQGGTFGRAVEMAEEVTALARRCAAAGRDNPGCLKPLDTIFLDTICQEENLPSVTDCCAKKDPERNDCFLSLKNSSRGFVSPFERPNPEAACKNYSRHQHPLTGYFIYEVSRRHPFLYAPTILSVAIRYEEMMKNCCGSAEDPTHNLEECFQRQAPKVMKPLKEDGLRQEHTCGILNKFGERTLKALKLAQISQKFPKADFVTVNKLVVDVANMHKDCCRGDMLDCMHDREEILHYVCTNQGILSSKIKKCCEKPLLQRSECIVNAENDDKPADLSPHVREFIEDKGICERFAQERDTHLARFLYEYSRRHPEFSAQMLLRIGKGYEDLLQECCKTSAPEDCCSRGEEELKKHIYETESVMKTSCDIYKEKGDYYFQNELLMSFTKKMPQLTSAELIKFTKQMTTIGSKCCQLGQDKLLPCAEENLDLVLGEICRRHLTDPINPGVCHCCSSSYAFRRPCLGKLEIDESYVPLSLTPGLFPFREDLCTSEEEQLQHKKQEMLTNLIKYKPQITQEQLSSVTAAFTTMRERCCKAGDREACFGKEGPELIQRSEKLLSA; encoded by the exons ATGAAGTGGAGAACAataatttatgttattttattggTGAGCCTCACTGCAGTCCAAGCCCTGCCTAGGAGTTCTCGGGACACAG aggaaaaaagcagcattggccaacatttttctcagctgcagGAGAATAATTTTAAAGCCAT TGCCATGATCATGTTTGCTCAGTACGTGCAAGGAGGCACGTTTGGCAGAGCAGTTGAAATGGCTGAAGAAGTCACAGCCCTTGCCAGAAggtgtgctgctgcaggcagagacaACCCGGGCTGCCTGAAGCCTTTG gaCACTATTTTCCTCGATACAATATGCCAGGAGGAAAATCTCCCCAGCGTTACTGACTGCTGTGCTAAAAAGGATCCTGAAAGAAACGACTGCTTCCTCTCCCTCAAGAATTCATCAAGAGGGTTCGTTTCACCTTTTGAAAGGCCAAACCCTGAAGCTGCCTGCAAAAATTATTCACGGCATCAACATCCATTAACAGGAta TTTCATCTATGAGGTTTCCAGGAGGCATCCTTTCCTCTACGCCCCAACAATCCTCTCTGTCGCTATCCGGTACGAGGAGATGATGAAGAACTGCTGCGGGAGTGCTGAAGACCCCACTCACAACCTGGAGGAATGCTTCCAGAGACAG GCCCCAAAGGTGATGAAGCCACTAAAAGAAGATGGCCTGAGGCAGGAACACACGTGTGGAATCTTGAACAAGTTTGGAGAAAGGACCTTAAAGGCTCT GAAACTTGCTCAGATAAGCCAAAAATTCCCTAAAGCTGATTTTGTTACTGTTAACAAACTCGTGGTGGATGTTGCCAACATGCACAAGGACTGCTGCCGTGGAGATATGCTGGACTGCATGCACGACAGG GAAGAGATTCTACACTATGTCTGCACCAACCAAGGCATCCTGTCAAGTAAAATTAAGAAGTGCTGTGAAAAGCCTCTGTTACAGAGAAGTGAATGCATAGTTAATGCAGAGAACGATGACAAACCCGCAGACTTGTCCCCCCACGTCAGGGAGTTTATAGAAGACAAAGGAATATGTGAACGTTTCGCCCAGGAAAGAGACACACACTTAGCCAG GTTTCTGTACGAATACTCCAGGAGACACCCCGAGTTTTCTGCTCAGATGCTTTTAAGGATTGGTAAAGGATATGAGGACCTGCTGCAAGAGTGCTGCAAAACCAGTGCTCCAGAggactgctgcagcagaggg gaggaagAACTGAAGAAACATATTTATGAAACTGAAAGCGTCATGAAGACGAGCTGTGACATTTACAAGGAGAAAGGAGATTACTACTTCCAAAACGA GCTTCTCATGAGCTTCACCAAGAAGATGCCGCAGCTGACATCTGCAGAGCTGATAAAATTCACCAAGCAAATGACTACCATCGGCTCCAAGTGCTGCCAGCTGGGCCAGGACAAGCTACTGCCTTGTGCCGAGGAAAAC CTGGATCTCGTGCTTGGAGAAATATGCAGAAGACACCTGACAGATCCTATAAACCCCGGGGTGTgccactgctgcagcagctcctacGCTTTCAGGAGGCCGTGCCTGGGGAAACTGGAAATTGATGAGAGCTACGTGCCCTTGTCACTGACTCCTGGTCTGTTCCCTTTCCGTGAAGACTTGTGTACGAGTGAAGAGGAACAGCTACAGCACAAGAAGCAGGA AATGCTCACCAACCTCATCAAATACAAGCCCCAGATCACACAGGAACAGCTCAGCTCTGTCACGGCGGCCTTCACCACCATGAGGGAACGGTGCTGCAAGGCAGGAGACCGCGAGGCCTGTTTTGGGAAGGAG ggtccAGAACTTATACAAAGAAGTGAAAAACTGTTGTCAGCATGA